In one Sesamum indicum cultivar Zhongzhi No. 13 linkage group LG12, S_indicum_v1.0, whole genome shotgun sequence genomic region, the following are encoded:
- the LOC110013004 gene encoding GDSL esterase/lipase At1g28590-like: MKMGVGYAIILILVASISRLASGCYDSIISFGDSLADTGNLLLLSPPNNPPLCGRPPYGRTFFHRTTGRYSDGRLVIDFIAESLGLPLVEPYAAWKIAAEKGGSFSKGVNFAVAGATALDTMFFDKRGIQNLVTNASLGIQLDWFKQFLARIPDGRKFLKSSLIVMGEIGGNDYNYPIQQGNVDPQVIRSLVPTVVNYMGSIIEELIKLGAETMLVPGNLALGCLPLYLTQYKTSSTENDYDPKTGCLNWLNELSIYHNELLQKELFRIRHLHPRISIIYADYYNATIRFYLSPDQFGFTKESVLRACCGGGGPYNYDPLTACGIDRPAANCCENPSLFASWDGIHFTEAANRWIAQGFIRQHYTHPPIKTLCPSVATAGAGYYEYQ; the protein is encoded by the exons atgaaaatgggtGTTGGATATGCCATAATCTTGATTTTAGTGGCATCAATCAGTAGATTGGCATCCGGGTGCTACGACTCCATCATTAGCTTCGGCGATTCGCTGGCCGACACCGGCAATCTGCTTCTGCTCAGCCCACCAAACAACCCGCCGCTATGCGGGCGCCCGCCCTACGGCCGAACTTTCTTCCACCGCACCACGGGACGATACTCCGACGGCCGTCTCGTCATTGATTTCATTG CTGAGAGTTTGGGGCTGCCGTTGGTGGAGCCGTACGCTGCCTGGAAGATTGCGGCGGAGAAAGGCGGGAGTTTCAGTAAAGGAGTGAATTTTGCGGTGGCCGGTGCTACGGCGCTTGATACTATGTTTTTCGACAAGAGAGGAATACAGAATCTGGTCACGAATGCTAGTCTGGGAATTCAATTGGATTGGTTCAAGCAATTTCTTGCCAGGATTCCAG ATGGtagaaaatttcttaaaagctCTTTGATTGTGATGGGAGAGATTGGAGGCAACGATTACAATTATCCCATCCAGCAAGGAAATGTAGATCCTCAAGTGATTCGATCATTGGTGCCAACAGTTGTTAACTACATGGGATCCATAATTGAG GAACTCATTAAGCTTGGCGCTGAGACAATGTTGGTACCTGGGAACTTGGCACTCGGTTGCCTTCCACTCTATCTAACACAATACAAGACATCCAGTACCGAAAACGACTACGATCCCAAAACTGGATGTCTCAATTGGTTGAATGAGTTATCCATATACCACAATGAACTGCTCCAGAAGGAATTGTTCCGCATACGACACCTTCATCCTCGTATTTCCATAATCTACGCAGATTATTACAATGCTACCATTCGCTTTTATCTCTCCCCGGACCAATTCG GGTTCACAAAGGAATCAGTTCTAAGAGCTTGTTGTGGAGGAGGAGGCCCCTACAACTACGATCCGTTGACAGCATGCGGAATTGATCGGCCGGCAGCAAACTGTTGTGAGAACCCTTCATTGTTTGCTAGTTGGGATGGTATACACTTCACAGAGGCCGCCAATAGATGGATAGCACAAGGTTTCATCCGACAACATTATACTCATCCTCCCATCAAAACTCTTTGCCCTTCCGTAGCAACGGCCGGTGCTGGATATTACGAGTATCAGTAA
- the LOC105175645 gene encoding GDSL esterase/lipase At1g28570-like isoform X1 has translation MAAKSPKLSLACTILILSHKLSFASASCFTSIISFGDSIADTGNAPYLSPESGRPPFYTLPPYGETFFNHPTGRCSDGRLIIDFIAEEFELPFVAPFLQGGRNGNVNSTSFRDGANFAVVGATALEDSFFDERGVTVPLANVSLVAQLRWFNQFLSKICPTTSSADCKGFIETSLVLVGEIGGNDYNHALLGGIKEAEVRSFVPHVVNIIGSAITELINLGAVTLMVPGNFPIGCSSAYLTYFLSENQDDYEPATGCIKWLNRFAQYHNDLLKKELARIRELHPHTTIIYADYYNAVMDLYRSPIEHGFAGGALGACCGGGGPYNCNLTVHCGYPPSNTCDDPSLYVNWDGMHFTEAAYKWIALGLLKGPYTTPPLSTVCPALISSSHGRLYHPM, from the exons ATGGCTGCAAAATCGCCTAAACTCTCACTGGCCTGTACCATTCTCATCTTGTCGCACAAACTCTCATTTGCATCCGCTTCATGTTTCACATCTATAATCAGCTTCGGGGACTCAATCGCAGACACTGGAAACGCACCTTACCTATCGCCGGAATCAGGCCGCCCACCGTTCTACACGTTGCCTCCCTATGGCGAAACATTCTTTAATCATCCCACCGGACGCTGCTCTGATGGCCGTCTCATTATTGATTTCATTG CTGAAGAGTTTGAGCTTCCGTTCGTTGCGCCATTTCTTCAAGGGGGAAGAAACGGTAACGTCAACAGCACTAGTTTTCGTGACGGCGCGAATTTTGCGGTGGTCGGAGCCACCGCGCTGGAGGATTCATTTTTCGACGAAAGGGGAGTCACCGTTCCTCTTGCAAATGTGTCTCTGGTGGCTCAGTTACGCTGGTTCAACCAATTCCTCTCCAAAATTTGTCCTACTACTTCTTCAG CAGATTGTAAAGGATTTATTGAGACATCTTTGGTTCTTGTTGGAGAAATCGGTGGTAATGACTATAATCATGCACTCCTTGGAGGGATCAAGGAAGCAGAAGTTCGATCATTTGTTCCTCACGTTGTCAACATAATTGGTTCCGCTATAACT gaactTATCAATCTTGGGGCGGTGACACTAATGGTACCAGGGAATTTTCCCATCGGATGCTCGTCTGCTTATCTTACATATTTCCTGAGTGAAAACCAAGACGACTACGAACCCGCGACCGGTTGCATTAAATGGCTAAATAGGTTTGCCCAATACCACAATGACTTGCTCAAAAAGGAACTTGCCCGAATCCGAGAACTTCATCCTCATACCACCATCATTTATGCTGATTATTACAACGCTGTTATGGACCTCTATCGTTCTCCAATCGAGCATG gatTTGCAGGAGGAGCTCTTGGGGCATGCTGTGGGGGAGGGGGGCCATACAATTGTAACTTGACGGTGCACTGCGGATATCCTCCATCAAACACTTGCGACGACCCATCTTTGTATGTGAATTGGGATGGTATGCACTTCACGGAGGCTGCCTACAAATGGATAGCTTTGGGTTTACTCAAAGGCCCCTACACTACACCTCCCCTCTCAACAGTTTGTCCTGCCCTAATTTCCTCATCGCATGGACGACTCTATCATCCGATGTAG
- the LOC105175645 gene encoding GDSL esterase/lipase At1g28570-like isoform X2: MAAKSPKLSLACTILILSHKLSFASASCFTSIISFGDSIADTGNAPYLSPESGRPPFYTLPPYGETFFNHPTGRCSDGRLIIDFIAEEFELPFVAPFLQGGRNGNVNSTSFRDGANFAVVGATALEDSFFDERGVTVPLANVSLVAQLRWFNQFLSKICPTTSSDCKGFIETSLVLVGEIGGNDYNHALLGGIKEAEVRSFVPHVVNIIGSAITELINLGAVTLMVPGNFPIGCSSAYLTYFLSENQDDYEPATGCIKWLNRFAQYHNDLLKKELARIRELHPHTTIIYADYYNAVMDLYRSPIEHGFAGGALGACCGGGGPYNCNLTVHCGYPPSNTCDDPSLYVNWDGMHFTEAAYKWIALGLLKGPYTTPPLSTVCPALISSSHGRLYHPM; the protein is encoded by the exons ATGGCTGCAAAATCGCCTAAACTCTCACTGGCCTGTACCATTCTCATCTTGTCGCACAAACTCTCATTTGCATCCGCTTCATGTTTCACATCTATAATCAGCTTCGGGGACTCAATCGCAGACACTGGAAACGCACCTTACCTATCGCCGGAATCAGGCCGCCCACCGTTCTACACGTTGCCTCCCTATGGCGAAACATTCTTTAATCATCCCACCGGACGCTGCTCTGATGGCCGTCTCATTATTGATTTCATTG CTGAAGAGTTTGAGCTTCCGTTCGTTGCGCCATTTCTTCAAGGGGGAAGAAACGGTAACGTCAACAGCACTAGTTTTCGTGACGGCGCGAATTTTGCGGTGGTCGGAGCCACCGCGCTGGAGGATTCATTTTTCGACGAAAGGGGAGTCACCGTTCCTCTTGCAAATGTGTCTCTGGTGGCTCAGTTACGCTGGTTCAACCAATTCCTCTCCAAAATTTGTCCTACTACTTCTTCAG ATTGTAAAGGATTTATTGAGACATCTTTGGTTCTTGTTGGAGAAATCGGTGGTAATGACTATAATCATGCACTCCTTGGAGGGATCAAGGAAGCAGAAGTTCGATCATTTGTTCCTCACGTTGTCAACATAATTGGTTCCGCTATAACT gaactTATCAATCTTGGGGCGGTGACACTAATGGTACCAGGGAATTTTCCCATCGGATGCTCGTCTGCTTATCTTACATATTTCCTGAGTGAAAACCAAGACGACTACGAACCCGCGACCGGTTGCATTAAATGGCTAAATAGGTTTGCCCAATACCACAATGACTTGCTCAAAAAGGAACTTGCCCGAATCCGAGAACTTCATCCTCATACCACCATCATTTATGCTGATTATTACAACGCTGTTATGGACCTCTATCGTTCTCCAATCGAGCATG gatTTGCAGGAGGAGCTCTTGGGGCATGCTGTGGGGGAGGGGGGCCATACAATTGTAACTTGACGGTGCACTGCGGATATCCTCCATCAAACACTTGCGACGACCCATCTTTGTATGTGAATTGGGATGGTATGCACTTCACGGAGGCTGCCTACAAATGGATAGCTTTGGGTTTACTCAAAGGCCCCTACACTACACCTCCCCTCTCAACAGTTTGTCCTGCCCTAATTTCCTCATCGCATGGACGACTCTATCATCCGATGTAG